TAGGGGTTTTCCTTTCACTGCGGTACCTAAAAGACACAGAGTGCAGGCGTGAGCCTGACTGGCACATAAGGAACGCACAGATTGTACCCGGCTCACTTACGCAAGCTGGTAGACTCCATGCGAGAGGCTGTGTTTACCGTGTCCCCAAAAAGGCAATACCGAGGCATTTTGTACCCCACAACTCCAGCTACACAGGGTCCTGAGGAAATACAAGGTAGTGAGACGCCCCAGTAAGAAACAAGTGGAAAAAGTGCAGGGACATGCCAAATGCAGACACTTTTGCTAGTTGCTCTGGATCTTCAGAGAGCAATGGGAATTGGGAATATTCAGTGCATCTAGGGCCTGGCTGCACGGTATTTGCTGAAGGAGAGAAGTCACAGTTTGATTAGTTGTAGTTTATTGGTGCTGATATCAGGGGAAGCTGCACTTTGCTGATACTAAATTGTTTCACAGCCCTTTCCACACTGATACAAGCAGAAGTCATTTCACCCCACTGTTACTGGTGGAACCAGCAGAAATATTCATCCTGGGGTCCTGCAGAGAGTCAATGGATTGTACAGAAATGCCAAATGCTTTTCTCCTCACGCAGCTAGACTGTGTCCTATTCTCTTTTTCTCGTGCTTCCACCTCAGCCCACATACCTGTGTGTATCCCAGCCCGCAGCTGCAGTTTGCCCATTGGCATATGAGGGATTACAACCTGACGAACTGCTGCCACCAGATCCAGAGACATTTTGGCAATCTCGTCAGCGTGTTTGGTGCCATTCCTCTCTGGCAGGCCGCTCACTACCATGTAGGCATCACCAATGGTTTCCACCTGATGGGAAGGGGTATGTGTCACTAACTGGCAGGCACcaagcttttctttcaaaagcagacCAGAATAAAATATATCTCAGCTGTCCACCACTTGCCAAGCTGCGGTGTAGTCCCTGTGTGACGGCAGGTCTTGGATTTCATGGCTTTTGCCCAGCTGGCCTGGTTATTTGGTATTCACTAGGGAACACAGTAAGTAAGATTCCAGCAACTTCCAGGTTCCTTGCCTGCAGGATTGTACTCACCTTGTAAACGTCGTAAGACTCAATCCTGGTGTCAAAGCAGACATACAGATTGTTGAGCATCTCAACAACTTGCAAGGGAGTACAGGAGGCAGCAATGCTTGTGAACCCCACGATGTCTGAGAAGAAGATAGTCACCTGTCacagggagaaggagagagtgAAGCCAAGGTCTCCAGGCAACAGTGGCTTTGAAGAGTTTGGGGATTTGTGAAATTCTGAGCAGAAGAGCCTGAGGCACAGGCTGCACGCAGAACCCGTGTTGGAGAACGGAATAGACACGATCCTGAATTAAAAAGCTCTGGCTCTGAATTGCTCTTATTACTTTGACGGACAAAATTACATTTATCTCCAAAGTTTATCATCTGTGCTTCTCTTGAATACCTCGTGCTAGATGGGAGACTGGAATTCAAATGCTTGGAATCTTGCAAGCAGTGATCACAGGCTTCTTATAGAAATAgggcctgatttttcttttaaagcgATTTAACCTGTGGTAGAGATCAAAACTAGGTTATCTGAACAAAGTGTGAAATAAAAACCCAActgctctctctgcttctgttgaattaggaaatattaattggattttgtttctcttcaaaTTATGTTCATCTTTGTTATGATCAAGTAAtttacagagaaattaatttttttaaaaatcaaatttataAAAGAAAGACCACAGAAACCGTAATAACTGAATTGAGGAAGGGAAAAGTGTAATATAGCTGTTAGCAAAGAATTAagtgtttcttctctgtgctgCCTGAACTTTGTCAGTGTTTAAACtgaaattgttcttttattcaTCCTTGGTAATACCAATTAATCCAGAAGAGCCACCTTTTCACTCCCTGCCTTGGTTCAGCTACTTTTGATGTCATGACTATAGTTAATTATAATTAATTGTGCAATTACAGGTTGCTGTTCTGATAATGACACCTAAGAATTAAATGCAAAGATTTATTATTGTGTTTCACAGCTGAAAGTAACGGAGCgtccagggggaaaaaaaagtgaatagGATTGCAATTACTTTAGCATGGGGATTTGGGCTGTGggctgtgcagcacagctgctaAATTCAGCATTGACAGCAGCATGCACGCTGCGAGGCAGAGCTGCACATAAATGGGTGCTTGGCCAAACTCTGCCCTTGTTTTTACGTCGACAGCCTTCATTACAGTTACACACTTCAGGCTACGAGATCATCCGTCCTTCTCTAAGTCCCATGCCATCCTTTGAGTTTTCTTTAAGGAATCATACTGGCAAGTACAGACAGGATTTGTCCTACATTGTTTTTTTGTGATTCTTCCCATTTTACAAGGAGGAAACTCTGTTCTTGCTCTTATGTGCTTGTGATGCTGGCTGGCTCTTAAAGCCAAAGACGACAATTTGCCCATATAGGATCTCTGACATCTAAAGCTACCCTTCTGGCAATTTcagctcttcttccttccccatcAGCCTAAGTGCTTTGTGGCACATCGCACAGCTCTTTGCAAAACCCATCGTGAATATTTGGATTTCCATCCGCGCTCATCTACAGGCGCAAAGCCAGGTTCCCCAAAATGGTGGCAAGGTAGGTGCTTTTTTAGGTAAATACTTGTCTATCCCTGGTGACAGCATCCTCTCTGTTTGCTAACCTGATCATAGTTTTCTGCCTCGACTTTTTGGCATTTCCTTAGCTGCTTGGCCACAGATTTTGGCAACATCTGGTGTAAGAGGTCCTCAGctagctgcctctccctttTCAAGTCCTCTGTCTTTTCCTTGAGGTTCCTGGCATAATTGTGTATCCAATCTGTCATTTGCTTGAAGGACATCAGGACTATGGGGTAAAGGAGGCAGGCTATCACTAACAGACCAATCTTAAGGCTCATTGTGGACAGAATTTCTTTAGACTTCTTGATGAGCTTTTCCCGTCCCgtctgcagcaggcagctctgTACGTAATGCAGTCTCTTTGCCAAGGCGTCGGTGGACACAAATTCATCCGAGCCCAGGAACGGGATGAAAAAAGAGACTCCTTCGTAGTGGGTGAAATGAAGCGATAGATTGCCGTTATCCATCCAGCACTTACGTACACTCTCTGATGAGAAGATAGCATAGTTCAgaatggcaaaaaaatgatGCAATGTTGTTTGAAAGCTTGTAGATGCTGGCATTAAATGAGCTTTAAGCATGGCTTCCCTTATTTGAAGGATGAGTTTAAAAGCTACTACGTCTGCCCAGTCAGGGTTGTATCTCATAGCTTTGAGGTCTTCACGGGGACTACTGAAATGCTCCAGCAGTTCAGAAATCACTCTGGATAGCACCTGGCTGGCTTCAGCATCCCCTGTgctgtttaatttttgtctCATGTCGGTGATGTAAAATCTACAAATGGAGGTTTTCTCCTTCTTGCACTGGCAATTCTCACAATACAGTTCTGCTTCACTTGCCTTACAGAGGGAGTTTAAATTCCCCAATAGATGAGCACAAAATGATCTCTTCTTgtctgctgctgggagcagccagcTGTGCCTTTCTTCTTGCAGGAGATAGATGAAGCGAACAGCCCAAAGGTTTTCACAGGAGACAAGTTCCTGAAGGGCTTTCCCTGTGTTTCTCCATATTTCCAAGCTGTTGCTCAAATCAAAAGAAATGGCTCCAaggaggctgcagagggacaCCATGCATGCTGTCAAAATTCTGCGAACTGTTGTTCTACCACCAGCATTGGAGGAGGGAaaacacctaaaaaaaaaaagaaaggaaaaaaaaaaagtggcgGTGTCCGATCCCTGGGGTGTTTCTTGCAGCTCCTGAAAATATAACTGGAGCTAGAAGTGACATTAAACAATTGGCACGCTTCCTGAAGCAAAGTACAGGGATCATGCATTAGCTGAATGTTACtgaaagatgtattttattatgttttgtTCCACCTGAcgttttattttaaaagaaaaggtgtAGTAAAGACACTGTTTCCATGACACACTCAGAGCTGCAAAACCATGAATTAAATCATACATTTTTTCTGTAGGTATTAAgactaataaaataatttgctgtaGGTTTTATTCTCCATGGTGCTTCTATCCAAATCTTAAGCCCGTGAAAAGATGGGTTACTTATTAGAGTGGTCGCAAACTGGAACTGTAGAATTTTTCTTAATCAAACTTTCAGAATTTGTTCTTAATAAGAATTTCCAGATGATTCATAATTTGTGTTGATATGTTCAAATGAACTCATATATTTCCACAATATTGTCTgaatatttcaaaaggaaaatgaatgacatttcagttttgtttctgtttttgcaGAAGCATATACATACCCATTTTTTACTGGATGAACTTTGATTACCGTTTCTGTCCTCTCTCATGCTGCCCATAATTGGCATCCATGCCCTGTACAGCAAAGTAACCTctaacagttttcattttcagaactaTTAATCACAATTTTATGGTAATGATACTCAGACCGTTATGCTGAAGCTGGTGACTCCTGAATAACTGGGCAACTCTTATTTCCCCTGAGAGAGCAAACCAGGGGACTGGGTTGCTGACCAGTACATTCAGCTcagcccttcttttttttaatttttttttttttttccccccttttcctgAACATAGTGGAGGTGATTGAAAAAAGCCCTCCTCAGATCCCCTCAGGTTTCAGAGAggtgaaattacatttttaataagatAAATAAAAACCCACTAAAGCCTCAGCAGAGGCTGATATTAGGCAAAACAAGTCCCTGTTGGGATCTTCGCTGCAGAATGGTGGTCAATGGTAGGAAAGTAGgagaaaagtaataaaaatgcaatCCCCAAAGATTATAAACagccatgttttcttttatttaatacaaattatgtttaataatatatttatttattaattttcaatcCAAAGGTAGCAACTGCAAAATGTCTGACTGAAAGGAACCACAAACCTAGAAAAACTTATCCCTGAACCCAGATACGTTTCTGTTCTCACAACAAACTTCCAGTCTTCTCCTTACTCTATCTACTGCTTACCTTTGAGTCACTTGTCCTCATTTTTTAATCAATCATTTTACTTTTGGATCTACCAAAATATGTgccaggaaggagaggaaaaacacaacaaaaatccaCCTTGATTTTTGTACTGCTTACCTTTTATTaccatgaaagagaaataaatagggGCTTTAATGTAGTACCAGGCTAAAAAGTGGTGATTCTGCTTGCGCTTTGCAAAAAACCCCCGCTTTGTGTCCGTGTGTCAGCCAGCAGTGACAGTTCAGAGGTCTTCACCTGCCATCTGAATGGCTTAAAAACGAGCAACAGGAACGTGAAGGAGACAGGTCTGCAGGGACGCTGCCGGCACTCGCTGCAGGATTTTACCCTTCCCCTTGCTAAGTCCCAAGATCGCAGGGTGTTAAAAACCTCTCTGTCAAAGCGTTTTGCAGCTCTCCAACACTCACCTGCGTGGACCTGCTTGCACCTCTGCCGCTGCCTTCCCGCTGGGCATCGCCGCTGCTCGCTCTGGTGAGCGCCGCGCGTGGGCTCAGGGGTCCCGACAGCTGCCTGCCTGTTGCCTTCAGCCCTGCCAGCGCCCCGCTTCCTCACCCCCTGCCCCCGGGAGTTGCTCCTGTGGCTCTCTAACTcttcctgctgcccagccccttCACAGCAGCCTCGCGTCTTCCCCAAGGTGAGGGTAGCAAGCTCCAGCCCAAAGCAGGGGGAAGGCTTTAAAAGGTCTCCAGCATTATCACTAAATACAGGCTCTGGTCCTGACAGTATGCAGGAAGAAGTGACAGGGACACGTTTTAATTTCATCTTGCGAAAAACAGTGTTTATTGCAGTATGGTTAGGTATAATACTTCTGTTGATAAAAGCATAATTTCCCAGGTCTTGGTGATCAAAAGTGTCACGATTATGACTTTATTcaaactgttttccttcttggcATCTATCATCCAGCTCTCTTTGGATTAGTTGGTTGCcataacctaaaaaaaaaagtaaaacaagtgaaaaatcagATTGTGAGACCCAGGAATTTGTGAATAGTATATTCTGCATCCAAGATGCAGGatttaaataactgaaatgggttgacggttggacttgatgatcctgcaggtcttttccaaccttaatgattctatgaaataatgtttttgctGCACAGTCGCTTCTTAAAgtttatattaaattaaaaaataattgatgTTCCAGACCTGAGCAGCATGTGCTGCTTCCTAGGGTACAATTGCAACAATTGGTGTTATTGATGAATGCAAATTTGAGTAACCACTTTTGAAGTCATACCAGTAAAATCTTTATAAATATAGCTGTGATATAAAGGGAGAAAGCATTCCTAAACATTGGGACTTATttagaagtgaaaaaataatttggataACTATTTAAGAAGAGGATACTTTATTTTTGCTGCGGAGACTGCTGTTGCACTGGTAAAGGCTTGTCTACAGAGGTTACTTGTATGTAAAGTAGGACTTGAATCGAAAGTGATACAGCTTCCTGAGTAGGTGGCAGAAATGTCTATCAGAGAGACTCCCAGAAACAGCTCAGCGTCTGTATTCTCCAGCAGCAATACCTAGACCCTTACCTGGTGGATCCAGCTATTGTAAGCAGAGACCCGAGTGAAGACAGAAGGCTTGTGATAATAGTTGCAGCCAAGAGAAGAGCCAAAGCTGACGATACCATGCACTTCCCACCTGCCATCAGCACCTTGGCAGTTCAGTGGGCCACCAGAGTCCCCCTGGGACGAAGGAAGAACATAGTTAATGGCAGTCATAGTGTGAATAGCTCCtccttgggtttggtttgggtttggttttttttaagctttccttCCCATTAGGCCTGTTTGTGTCTGAAACCAAGCCCTATGAGCGGTGTTCTCTGGACTCACATTACAACTGGAGGTGATTCCATCCCCACCAGCGCAAACCATGGTGGTTTTCACTGTGCGTCCCCACCAGCTAGGCTTGGAACAAGTTGCATAATCCACCACCAGCAAAAGGCCTTGCTGCAGGTCATCTGGAAGGGCTCCGTTTGCTGGGAGGGAATAGAAACAAAGGAGTCATGGTACCAGCTGGCACTGAAGAAAGGACAAAACTGCATTGTTAAGTTTCTCCCAGGATGTGTGTACTATCCCTCCAGGTAAGAAACTCCACAGGGTCTGTATTAAAGGAGAAGCTGTATAATCCATTTCTTAGCTCCATtcttgtatatatattttatatatatataaaaaggcCTTTACTAATAATTTGCGTTCCATTGAAAAATGTCTCTTTGTTAGAGAAATAAAGGGCTGCTCTTTGTTCAGGAGTTCGCAATTTACTTATCACTCTAGGAATTGGCTCTTCAGCCGAGCTGACACTTCTGCTGAAGTCTCTGAGATTTTCTTCACTTTACATCTACTCCCTTATATGTCTTTTCAGTTATTCAGCAGGGTATGTCAGGATTAGCAAATTCACCGGTCTGCACCACTAACACCGGTTCTAAATAGCTAATAAATAGCTAATAGCTTCTAAACTCTTAGTACAGGGCCCTCTAGTGCATCACTACCCCCATtacaagcaaaagaaagaaaaggcagggaaaaatCATGCAGCGTGAGCAAAGTGGGGCCTGATAAACTACCCCGCTACGTTGAGGTTGAGGGGATCCTGAGCACCACCAACAGCCTCTTTCCAATCAATCTCAAAGGAGAAGGCAGCACTGAAAGATATTGTTCCCCAATTTTGCAAATGCCCCAGTACTTACTCTGCAGTCTTCCCCATCCTGTCACGTAGCAGGCAGTGTTGGATGACAGGATGCTTTGTGCAGGGGGGAGGCAGGCCAGCTGAATCTGGTCACTTAAGGTGACGTGTTTCGTGAGTTTGATCAAAGCAATGTCGTACCTGTGGTCATATGGACGCGTTTGAGAGcggggaagagaaagggaaggggtGAAGAGGTTACAAACAGATCAAGACGCAGTAGCGTGAATACTTAGCAGTTATACAGCACTTGGCCTATTCAAAAGGGATGCAAGGGAGCAAAGAGGCCAGTACATGAGCAGTAAAGATTCCTCCACCCTCAAAGCAATGGGGAAATCCATGGACCAGAAGACTATTGCGTGCAGAACTGTCCACTTtcctgctggcagctttctggaAATTGCCTTTTACAGGATCTTTTCACTAAAACCAAGCATGTGTTAGGACTAACTCCAAGGACCTAGAAACTGAGGGGATTTCTTTGCTAATGCTCTTAGCCTGCAGCAGGACATAAGAATCCTTCAGTGACAAAGATATTGACCATTGATCAATAGTACTCTGTGTTTATGCCATTCGTAGGAGGGCTTCAAAGTGTGTTGTATAAATTAATTCGTTCCCCTCCACCATACGAAAGAAATCATTGCGTAGAGCAGCTTCCCACCCAAGCGTGAACATACAAAGCAGCATTTAGCCACTACAACTCAGCATGGGTCAGATTCAGGCGGTTTGATTTTTGCTGTGCATctaataactgaaaaaatacttgCCCAACTTACCCATTTGCAACGTTCTGTGGGTCCCAGTTCTCATTGACAATGATTTTTTCTGGAGGAAGTGCAATTGatccttcttcctcagctgctaGGTTGTATTTTCCAAGAAATACTCGATATTTCCTAGAAGAACTGGGCAAGAAAAGGACTAACACTCAGTTATGCAGCTGCTTAGGCACCTGCGTCTTTGCCACCTGAGATATTCAGTAAGAATATCCTGAAGACCGTAGTCTCACATCACATGCATGATCTGTCTGGAGATGAACCAACATCTGACTGATTTGCTGATGACAAAGCAGTGTGTGCTAGGCATAATAATCATTTCATCCCCCAGCCATCCTGTCAGCTCCTGCTTAGGCCTCTGTAAACTCAAGATGCCTCCAATCTTTGCAGGATTCAGCTCCTATTCTTCAGTGAAGTAAACAATTTGGGCTGCTTTTTTGACAGTGATAAACAGCTTCACTGATAAACAGCTGTGTGATAGATATAATATGTAGGATTTAGAATAATAACATGCAGCCAATCCTTCTTATTTCATATGATGACATTTTTTACAACTTACTGTTACAGTAACCAAGGACATATAGCTACCAAACCGAAATAGGGTCGTCTCTGTGGAAGCGGTTTTGATGATGAAAGGGCTTAGCTGCACCTGAACATGTGTTTGTTATATTGCCCCATTATAAGAAGAGCTTACTGAAAATGACTGGTATATTCAAAGTGTTTGTGATTGTTTCTTCAGGGAGTGGACTGATTAGTTAATCTGTGGATCTCACTGCCACATATATTATAGAAACAGGCAACACAGCTGAATTTTAATAGCAACCTGAAAATATAATGAAGTTGGTAGTTATTTACCGAAAATGAAGAGTGTATAATTCAGGTTAttgtatggggttttttcctcctctacttttatttcaagaaaatgaaaaggtgtCATTCTTCTTCTGACCTATTAGTTATAATCCAAAGATATGATGTGAAACTTGGAGCTTTTaactggggaaggggagaactGTTTTGCTTCATCTATCTCTGGTCACTCACTGCTTCCTGGGTACAGACTTTAACTCCGTTCTTTACCTGATGCAGTGTGCAGCTGTCATCACCCAGTTGGTTGCAATGAGGGTTCCTCCGCAGGTGTGATGCCATTTATCTTTTGAATGGTATTGAAGGGAGGCCTGGAATCAAAGTATCAAGTAAGGCTCAGATTTTTGCATATTGATTTTTCACTTCCTTCCTGCACCCAGAACACAGCTTGTTGCTGGAAGATGGTGGGAGCCTTTTAAGCAACAAGTTTCCAACTCCTGgccacagaaaacatttccctccttccctaTCATCTAAAAgcttgattttttcttttaaatgttgtttcttCCAAAGCTTTTGTAAGCCTGGGCCACATAGAGCATTTTATTCactttagaaatgtatttttttaactccaTGTACAACTATGCTCCAGTAGGCATTGTATGCTCCACTGAATTCACAGTCGTCTTGCTTAAATATGGGATGGTGCCCAAGACCACCAACAGAACACGCAAGCCGGCATAACCAGCAAGAGGTGGCACGTTCAGAGCTTTCTTATAAAGATTGGAAACTTCGGGATTGATCAGAATGTAATATTCAAAACCAAAGACATGACAGGCAAGGTGCATCAAATGAAATGTAAGACCTGGTTTTGTTCAGCCATGTTGGGTGAGGGTAGCACAAGCCCAGTTGTTCCAGGGAAAGCACAAAATGACCAACCTGCCAGGGCCAGCTGTAAGGTCTCGCATTTTCCCCTCCAACGACTCTAGACACAGCGGGCGGGTAGGCAGGAACCCCGCAGCCAAAGGCTAGAAGACATACAAAATAggatttgtgttttaaaagtagGAGGTTTAAGAAAATGTCTGTAAGAGAGGGGTTTTTCTAAATATAGGCTGTGTTTGTACAGAACATTGCAAGGTGCAAATTCAGGCTGTGATTTAATGTGATACAAGTGAAGATACAGCCATCGGTCTAAGCTGACCAAAGTTATATAAAGCCTGTTTGaatggtttcatttttctgacaGATAATCAAATCACGTTGGCTTAACCCAATTCTCATGCGTCAGCTGAGATGCAGCTCTTAGCCAATGCAACAATTTGACATGGATTAACTGTATTTCAGTGTATTCAAGCTAAGTAAAATAACTTTGAATTTGCTAAAGGCTCACAGCAGTA
This genomic stretch from Phalacrocorax carbo chromosome 20, bPhaCar2.1, whole genome shotgun sequence harbors:
- the LOC104048780 gene encoding atrial natriuretic peptide receptor 2, which gives rise to MDNGNLSLHFTHYEGVSFFIPFLGSDEFVSTDALAKRLHYVQSCLLQTGREKLIKKSKEILSTMSLKIGLLVIACLLYPIVLMSFKQMTDWIHNYARNLKEKTEDLKRERQLAEDLLHQMLPKSVAKQLRKCQKVEAENYDQVTIFFSDIVGFTSIAASCTPLQVVEMLNNLYVCFDTRIESYDVYKVETIGDAYMVVSGLPERNGTKHADEIAKMSLDLVAAVRQVVIPHMPMGKLQLRAGIHTGPCVAGVVGYKMPRYCLFGDTVNTASRMESTSLPQKIHISSATYDALLTDDAYEIELRGDIEVKGKGKMKTYWLLGNKNYSVQNDSLVCHWNPAISKKKKMESSQGSVRQTDYHRHWGKDQIVIAIVLVQIQWILDASSTPGPCCQLITQGEGNKVPEEQAEHLQLSNYQPSLGS
- the LOC104048777 gene encoding chymotrypsin-like elastase family member 2A, producing the protein MLGVLFAVLTLAAAAFGCGVPAYPPAVSRVVGGENARPYSWPWQASLQYHSKDKWHHTCGGTLIATNWVMTAAHCISSSRKYRVFLGKYNLAAEEEGSIALPPEKIIVNENWDPQNVANGYDIALIKLTKHVTLSDQIQLACLPPAQSILSSNTACYVTGWGRLQTNGALPDDLQQGLLLVVDYATCSKPSWWGRTVKTTMVCAGGDGITSSCNGDSGGPLNCQGADGRWEVHGIVSFGSSLGCNYYHKPSVFTRVSAYNSWIHQVMATN